From Microbacterium croceum, a single genomic window includes:
- a CDS encoding AbgT family transporter, protein MPAAKELSTPGAESKGFLNWIEKVGNKVPDPTIMFVYLIGLIAVLSAILSWVGVSVTDEVVTPVPRDEFSQINEHLGGTWSIYDSVTGEPAEVPDYIVEERTFDVRNLLSVEGVRYFVTSFVDNFAGFGVVAVVLIAMAGVGVAEHAGLMGALIRRVVKVAPRRWLAFILIFVGVLSSVATDAGYLILVPLAAAAFLTVGRNPLAGLAAAFAGVGAAFGANLLITPSDSMLTEITNEVLTSAGMEPIEVTQNFYFGIVSSILLAVVALLVTVFITEKRLGAYDRSELTIADETEDVDHDAEARGLQFSFWALLGYVALIALLTAPPGAPLRDPETGAIIGTTPFMASLVFIISLAFLVCGLAYGAGARTLRGGSAAVGAIAKTFASLGGLLVMFLMIAQFIALFNWTNLPTVAAVSAAELLQQANVPAIVLLLAFIVVIVILDFILPGLVPKWVIFAPVFIPIFASLDVAPQTLLAAYRVGDSPVNVLTPLMVYLPFMVTVAQRYKKDAGIGTIIALMIPYAMWMLISWVALYVVWFLLGIPWGPGSPVDMVG, encoded by the coding sequence ATGCCTGCCGCGAAGGAACTGAGCACCCCGGGTGCCGAGAGCAAGGGGTTCCTGAACTGGATCGAGAAGGTCGGCAACAAGGTGCCGGACCCCACGATCATGTTCGTCTACCTGATCGGACTGATCGCCGTGCTCTCCGCGATCCTCTCCTGGGTCGGGGTGTCGGTGACCGACGAGGTGGTCACCCCGGTGCCGCGAGACGAGTTCTCGCAGATCAACGAGCATCTCGGCGGCACGTGGAGCATCTACGACTCGGTCACGGGTGAACCCGCAGAGGTCCCCGATTACATCGTGGAGGAGCGCACGTTCGATGTGCGCAACCTGCTCTCGGTCGAGGGCGTCCGGTACTTCGTCACGTCGTTCGTCGACAACTTCGCCGGGTTCGGGGTGGTCGCCGTCGTGCTGATCGCGATGGCGGGCGTCGGCGTCGCCGAGCACGCCGGCCTCATGGGGGCGCTCATCCGCCGCGTGGTCAAGGTCGCGCCGCGGCGCTGGCTGGCCTTCATCCTGATCTTCGTCGGAGTGCTCTCGTCGGTCGCGACGGATGCCGGCTACCTGATCCTCGTCCCGCTCGCCGCGGCGGCGTTCCTCACGGTCGGCAGGAATCCCCTGGCGGGCCTCGCCGCCGCCTTCGCCGGTGTCGGAGCGGCCTTCGGCGCGAACCTGCTGATCACTCCGAGCGACAGCATGCTCACCGAGATCACGAACGAAGTGCTCACCTCCGCGGGGATGGAGCCGATCGAGGTCACGCAGAACTTCTACTTCGGGATCGTGTCGTCGATCCTCCTGGCCGTCGTCGCCCTGCTGGTGACCGTGTTCATCACGGAGAAGCGGCTGGGGGCCTACGACCGCAGCGAGCTCACCATCGCGGACGAGACGGAGGACGTCGACCATGACGCCGAGGCGCGCGGCCTGCAATTCTCGTTCTGGGCGCTGCTCGGCTACGTCGCGCTGATCGCGCTGCTCACGGCTCCGCCCGGGGCGCCGCTGCGCGATCCGGAGACCGGAGCGATCATCGGCACCACACCGTTCATGGCGAGCCTGGTGTTCATCATCTCGCTGGCTTTCCTGGTGTGCGGTCTCGCCTATGGTGCCGGCGCGCGCACCCTCCGTGGCGGTTCCGCCGCGGTCGGCGCGATCGCGAAGACGTTCGCGAGCCTGGGTGGCCTGCTCGTGATGTTCCTGATGATCGCCCAGTTCATCGCCCTCTTCAACTGGACCAACCTGCCGACGGTGGCGGCCGTGTCGGCTGCGGAGCTGCTGCAGCAGGCCAACGTGCCGGCGATCGTGCTGCTGCTCGCGTTCATCGTCGTGATCGTGATCCTCGACTTCATCCTCCCCGGGCTGGTGCCCAAATGGGTGATCTTCGCGCCGGTGTTCATCCCGATCTTCGCCTCGCTCGATGTGGCACCGCAGACGCTGCTCGCCGCCTACCGGGTCGGCGATTCGCCCGTGAACGTGCTGACGCCGCTGATGGTCTACCTGCCCTTCATGGTCACCGTCGCCCAGCGCTACAAGAAGGATGCGGGCATCGGCACGATCATCGCCTTGATGATCCCGTACGCGATGTGGATGCTGATCTCGTGGGTCGCCCTCTACGTCGTGTGGTTCTTGCTCGGCATCCCGTGGGGGCCCGGTTCTCCGGTCGACATGGTCGGCTGA
- a CDS encoding leucyl aminopeptidase family protein, whose translation MDRRPNKIIPADLPTVPGLDDLDATSIEVAPVPADAQAIGIGVYADGEVPAEVGFDRAALTDAGFTAKPGSVLTVPRVGRPDLVVLGLGDHDDLTADVLRDAAAALMRGASRRAHLGLRIDDLAGVDLAVAIRALAEGALLARYRYTVLESTTTHVALEALALDLPGYGELEQPVAEAFVGARAAVVARDLANTPPGHLTAVNMGEIAESLGQRFGFSVELFDKEALIELGCGGLLGVNQGSTEEPRMIKLTYTPSGESSGHLGLVGKGIMYDSGGISLKPSDPMHLLMKMDMGGAAAVLGAFTALRDAGTTATVSGWLMCTDNMPSGTSYKLGDVLTARGGTTIEVKNTDAEGRLVMSDALVLATEDGVDAIIDIATLTGAALVSLGPARAPVFGNDQRTVDLVTAAAAAVDEQVWQLPLERKYRPQLDSQIADIANLGGPFAGATTAALFLEHFVGKTPWAHLDIAGTMQTEKDDAWRTAGATGFGARILLEVARGFAPAS comes from the coding sequence ATGGACCGCAGACCGAACAAGATCATCCCCGCCGATCTGCCGACCGTCCCAGGACTCGATGACCTCGACGCCACCAGCATCGAGGTCGCCCCGGTTCCCGCTGACGCGCAGGCTATCGGGATCGGCGTCTACGCCGACGGCGAGGTGCCCGCCGAGGTCGGCTTCGACCGCGCAGCGCTCACAGACGCCGGTTTCACGGCGAAGCCCGGCAGTGTGCTGACGGTGCCGCGGGTCGGGCGACCCGATCTCGTCGTGCTCGGTCTCGGCGACCATGACGATCTCACCGCCGACGTGCTGCGCGATGCGGCGGCGGCGCTCATGCGCGGTGCTTCCCGTCGCGCACACCTGGGGCTCCGGATCGACGACCTCGCCGGCGTCGATCTCGCGGTCGCCATCCGGGCGCTCGCCGAGGGGGCGCTGCTCGCCCGCTACCGCTACACCGTGCTGGAGAGCACGACGACGCACGTCGCCCTGGAGGCACTCGCCCTCGATCTGCCGGGGTACGGCGAGCTCGAGCAGCCCGTCGCCGAGGCGTTCGTCGGAGCCCGTGCTGCGGTGGTGGCACGCGACCTCGCGAACACTCCTCCCGGTCATCTCACGGCCGTCAACATGGGCGAGATCGCCGAGTCGCTGGGGCAGCGCTTCGGCTTCTCCGTGGAGCTGTTCGACAAGGAGGCACTGATCGAGCTCGGCTGCGGCGGACTCCTCGGCGTGAACCAGGGGTCGACCGAAGAGCCGCGCATGATCAAGCTGACCTACACCCCGTCGGGTGAGAGCAGCGGTCACCTGGGCCTGGTCGGCAAGGGCATCATGTACGACTCGGGCGGCATCAGCCTCAAGCCGAGCGATCCGATGCATCTGCTGATGAAGATGGACATGGGTGGTGCGGCGGCGGTGCTCGGCGCGTTCACCGCACTGCGCGATGCCGGCACGACGGCGACCGTCTCCGGGTGGCTGATGTGCACGGACAACATGCCCTCCGGCACGTCGTACAAACTCGGTGATGTGCTCACCGCCCGCGGCGGGACGACCATCGAGGTGAAGAACACCGACGCCGAAGGACGCCTCGTGATGAGCGATGCGCTTGTGCTGGCGACTGAGGACGGCGTCGACGCGATCATCGACATCGCCACCCTGACCGGTGCTGCGCTCGTGTCGCTCGGCCCCGCGCGAGCTCCGGTCTTCGGCAACGATCAGCGCACGGTCGACCTGGTCACCGCGGCGGCCGCGGCGGTCGACGAGCAGGTCTGGCAGCTGCCACTGGAGAGGAAGTACCGCCCGCAGCTCGATTCGCAGATCGCCGACATCGCGAATCTCGGCGGTCCGTTCGCCGGTGCGACGACGGCGGCACTGTTCCTCGAGCACTTCGTCGGCAAGACGCCCTGGGCGCACCTCGACATCGCCGGCACCATGCAGACCGAGAAGGACGACGCCTGGCGCACTGCTGGAGCGACCGGGTTCGGCGCCCGCATCCTGCTCGAGGTCGCGCGCGGTTTCGCCCCCGCATCCTGA
- a CDS encoding SHOCT domain-containing protein yields MSLLRTAARASVATRVVGNVQRRQRQQWAAQDAAQAAAAAPVPAPAAAPSAVDTQQLIGQLQQLGQLRDAGVLTEAEFTAQKQRLLGT; encoded by the coding sequence ATGAGCCTCTTGAGAACAGCTGCACGCGCATCCGTGGCCACGCGAGTGGTGGGTAACGTGCAACGCCGCCAGCGTCAGCAGTGGGCGGCGCAGGATGCCGCGCAGGCGGCAGCGGCGGCTCCCGTTCCCGCGCCTGCGGCCGCTCCATCGGCGGTCGACACGCAGCAGCTGATCGGCCAGCTGCAGCAGCTGGGTCAGCTGCGCGATGCCGGAGTGCTCACCGAGGCCGAGTTCACGGCCCAGAAGCAGCGTCTGCTCGGGACCTGA
- a CDS encoding alpha/beta hydrolase, whose translation MTSPALTALSTTDRNTTIDTPSAADQLNDVPHLSRRWWHLDPGGALGGLGLAVLSVTPSLLPRPALFQGVVTAVAFALGYLLGVAVWRAARSLVRRRPAPALRRVLWITYAAIWLAAVAVLSVLALSWQNEVRALVEMPPLGGADLAPFLAGFVPVALLLLAIGKANRRLFLALRRTSGSSMAILGTATVVVAGTAGVALAAVVAVDTIYAGLNAGPEAGLAEPDSTYRSAGPDSAIDWEDLGRHGSAFVGGGPTADEIAALIDAPAMQPIRVYAGLASADTVEERAQLVVSELERTGAFDREVLVIATTTGSGWLEAQTVDSIEYLHAGDTAIAALQYAYTPSWVSFLFDPDAPVEAARVLFDAVEERWLQLPVADRPQLISYGLSLGAHGSQAVFDDLDAVRARTDGAMFVGSPAGSTLWQSLQDARDPGSPVWRPVLDEGREVRWMSRDGDQGLLDGHWEHPRVLYLQHATDPVTWLTPELLWRAPEWLDQGQRGDDVSPSMRWIPVVTAVQVGIDMLGGEAVPARHGHNFGDVVTSGWREVTGDAGLDEEAVAAIRTEIESYAPIQPFQE comes from the coding sequence TTGACCTCTCCAGCACTGACCGCCCTCTCCACCACTGACCGGAATACGACCATCGACACTCCCTCCGCTGCCGATCAGCTGAACGACGTCCCGCATCTCTCTCGCCGCTGGTGGCACCTCGACCCCGGTGGGGCGCTCGGCGGACTCGGCCTCGCGGTGCTCTCGGTCACACCGTCGCTGTTGCCGCGCCCCGCGTTGTTCCAGGGCGTGGTCACCGCTGTCGCGTTCGCCCTCGGATATCTGCTCGGCGTCGCAGTGTGGCGTGCGGCGCGTTCGCTGGTGCGCCGACGTCCCGCCCCGGCGCTGCGCAGAGTGTTGTGGATCACATACGCGGCGATCTGGCTCGCCGCGGTCGCCGTCCTGTCGGTGCTGGCGCTGTCGTGGCAGAACGAGGTGCGCGCCCTGGTCGAGATGCCGCCGCTGGGTGGCGCGGACCTCGCCCCCTTCCTGGCAGGTTTCGTGCCGGTCGCCCTCCTCTTGCTCGCGATCGGGAAGGCGAATCGACGGTTGTTCCTCGCACTGCGACGCACGAGCGGATCGTCGATGGCGATCCTCGGCACCGCGACCGTCGTGGTCGCGGGCACGGCAGGCGTCGCGCTCGCCGCAGTGGTCGCGGTCGACACGATCTACGCCGGACTCAACGCCGGACCCGAAGCGGGGCTGGCGGAGCCGGATTCGACGTATCGTTCGGCGGGCCCGGACTCGGCGATCGACTGGGAAGACCTCGGCAGGCACGGGAGCGCGTTCGTCGGCGGGGGACCGACCGCCGACGAGATCGCCGCGCTCATCGATGCGCCCGCGATGCAGCCGATCCGCGTATACGCCGGACTGGCCTCCGCCGACACCGTCGAGGAACGCGCCCAGCTGGTCGTGTCGGAGCTCGAGCGCACCGGCGCCTTCGATCGTGAGGTCCTGGTGATCGCCACGACCACCGGGTCGGGATGGCTCGAGGCGCAGACGGTCGACTCGATCGAGTATCTGCACGCGGGCGACACGGCCATCGCGGCGCTCCAGTACGCCTACACCCCGAGCTGGGTGTCGTTCCTGTTCGACCCCGACGCGCCGGTCGAGGCGGCCCGCGTGCTGTTCGACGCGGTGGAGGAGCGGTGGCTGCAGCTTCCGGTGGCCGACCGGCCCCAGCTCATCAGTTACGGACTCAGCCTCGGAGCGCACGGCAGCCAGGCGGTGTTCGACGATCTCGACGCGGTTCGCGCGCGCACGGACGGCGCGATGTTCGTGGGGAGTCCGGCGGGGTCGACGCTCTGGCAGTCGCTGCAGGATGCCCGGGACCCCGGTAGTCCGGTGTGGAGGCCCGTGCTCGATGAGGGGCGTGAGGTGCGGTGGATGTCGCGCGACGGTGATCAGGGCCTGCTCGACGGGCACTGGGAGCATCCGCGGGTGCTGTACCTGCAGCATGCGACGGACCCGGTGACGTGGCTGACGCCGGAGCTGCTGTGGCGTGCCCCCGAGTGGTTGGACCAGGGGCAGCGCGGCGATGACGTCAGCCCGTCGATGCGGTGGATCCCGGTGGTGACGGCGGTGCAGGTCGGAATCGACATGCTCGGGGGAGAGGCGGTGCCCGCGCGTCACGGACACAACTTCGGCGACGTCGTCACGTCGGGATGGCGCGAGGTCACCGGGGATGCCGGGCTGGACGAGGAGGCGGTCGCCGCTATCCGTACCGAGATCGAGAGCTACGCACCGATTCAGCCGTTCCAGGAGTGA
- a CDS encoding 2'-5' RNA ligase family protein encodes MRRPFMASPAQLASLEGQQYLVLRPTEAVAAEYQALQRDTLAALDTSVTFPHTGHITLRGFAESERREELLAAIRTWAARQHPITVTADAVDTFPAPWQIVILRLARTDSLVSAYAALTDLLVETDFRRLGELDLGDWTFHLSVVYGKTLDARAWDELDRAARRPLPALPTEIITEAELVWYQDGIEHAEVIPLGRP; translated from the coding sequence ATGCGTCGACCGTTCATGGCCTCACCCGCTCAACTCGCCTCGCTGGAAGGACAGCAGTACCTCGTGCTGCGTCCGACCGAAGCGGTCGCCGCGGAGTACCAGGCACTCCAGCGCGATACCCTCGCGGCACTGGACACCTCGGTCACCTTCCCACACACCGGGCACATCACGCTTCGCGGATTCGCGGAGTCGGAACGTCGGGAGGAGCTGCTCGCGGCCATCCGGACCTGGGCGGCGCGACAGCATCCGATCACCGTGACCGCCGACGCGGTGGACACCTTCCCTGCTCCCTGGCAGATCGTGATCCTGCGCCTCGCTCGCACCGACTCACTCGTCTCCGCCTATGCCGCGCTGACCGATCTCCTCGTCGAGACGGACTTCCGGAGACTCGGCGAACTCGACCTGGGGGACTGGACCTTCCACCTCTCCGTCGTCTACGGCAAGACCCTCGATGCGAGAGCCTGGGACGAACTCGACCGCGCCGCGCGTCGCCCCCTGCCTGCACTGCCGACCGAGATCATCACCGAAGCCGAACTCGTCTGGTACCAGGACGGCATCGAGCATGCGGAGGTCATCCCTCTCGGCCGCCCCTAG
- a CDS encoding YhgE/Pip family protein: MTLSIERARSRKPITWLTILGVLLLPAAVGGILVAALQNPTERLDSMTAAIVNLDDPVTIDGQITPLGRQLASGLVEGSDDLDSNLTWVISNEEDAADGLADGSYQAVITIPEDFSAAATSAGQAIADGGGKAEQATIKVTTPEDGLVADDLITGQIATVAASTLGTKLTEATTENILVGFTTIGDQIGEAADGAVKLASGARDAADGAAAIPDGATKLASGASDLGSGASSLATGLDTIASKTREVANGAGALGAGLSQGAAALQQSGLVPDDLYTGVNGTKAATDGVATGTTAVSTQLNALVAKCDAAATPEFCAELRTAAGTATGVVSGAKRAAGAAAGVAAGVQQFDAAATSELSSQLSEAGAGATQIAGGLNQLASQGIDQSAAGARALSSGATQLSDGATQLADGATELATGLDTLATGTGDLAGGLRTASESLPSFSESESTSLASVMADPVTTNSSMNTIFGPTAIPLLAAVVLWFGGLASFIVMRAHTARTLTSRRSSASLALRAFAPAALIGAGQGLLVALIVQFVAAYDAAAWWSFAGTAVVAGIAFAAVNQALVALFGGVGRWISALVGVLAVATGLISTVPGWLAGLGAALPTAPAFAGLIAGSGSAIAALVVWGVLSLVATTLVVAVRRTTSTRAVLATT; the protein is encoded by the coding sequence ATGACCCTCTCCATCGAGCGCGCCCGCTCCCGCAAGCCGATCACGTGGCTCACCATCCTCGGTGTGCTGCTGCTGCCGGCAGCGGTCGGCGGCATCCTCGTCGCCGCTCTGCAGAACCCGACCGAGCGTCTGGACTCGATGACCGCCGCGATCGTCAACCTCGACGACCCGGTGACCATCGACGGACAGATCACCCCGCTCGGGCGCCAGCTCGCGTCCGGGCTCGTCGAAGGCTCGGACGACCTCGACTCGAACCTCACCTGGGTGATCTCGAACGAAGAGGATGCGGCAGACGGACTGGCCGACGGCTCGTACCAGGCCGTGATCACGATCCCCGAAGACTTCTCGGCCGCGGCCACTTCGGCCGGTCAGGCCATCGCGGACGGCGGCGGGAAGGCCGAGCAGGCCACCATCAAGGTCACCACGCCTGAGGACGGCCTCGTCGCCGACGACCTCATCACCGGCCAGATCGCGACCGTCGCCGCCTCCACTCTCGGCACGAAGCTCACCGAGGCGACCACAGAGAACATCCTGGTCGGCTTCACGACGATCGGCGATCAGATCGGCGAGGCCGCCGACGGAGCCGTGAAGCTCGCCAGCGGTGCACGGGATGCCGCCGACGGCGCGGCCGCCATCCCCGACGGCGCCACGAAGCTGGCGTCCGGCGCGAGCGACCTCGGCTCCGGTGCCTCGTCGCTGGCCACCGGACTCGACACGATCGCCTCGAAGACGCGTGAGGTGGCGAACGGAGCCGGCGCGCTCGGTGCGGGGCTCAGCCAGGGAGCGGCAGCGCTCCAGCAGAGCGGGCTGGTCCCGGATGACCTGTACACAGGCGTGAACGGGACGAAGGCGGCGACGGACGGAGTGGCGACGGGCACCACGGCAGTGTCGACGCAGCTCAACGCGCTGGTCGCGAAGTGCGACGCTGCTGCGACCCCCGAGTTCTGCGCCGAGCTTCGCACAGCCGCCGGCACCGCGACCGGCGTCGTCAGTGGTGCGAAGCGGGCCGCCGGTGCCGCCGCGGGTGTTGCCGCAGGTGTGCAGCAGTTCGATGCGGCAGCCACCAGCGAGCTGTCTTCGCAGCTCAGCGAGGCCGGTGCCGGAGCCACCCAGATCGCGGGCGGCCTGAACCAGCTCGCCAGCCAGGGCATCGACCAGTCCGCGGCCGGCGCGCGCGCACTCTCCAGCGGCGCGACGCAGCTCAGCGACGGAGCCACACAGCTCGCCGACGGTGCGACCGAGCTCGCCACCGGACTCGACACCCTCGCCACCGGCACCGGCGACCTCGCGGGCGGTCTGCGCACGGCATCCGAGTCGCTCCCCTCGTTCAGCGAATCCGAGTCGACGTCGCTCGCCTCGGTGATGGCCGACCCGGTGACGACGAACTCCTCGATGAACACGATCTTCGGGCCGACCGCGATTCCGCTGCTCGCCGCGGTCGTGCTGTGGTTCGGGGGTCTGGCGTCCTTCATCGTGATGCGCGCCCACACCGCGCGCACTCTCACATCACGCCGTTCCTCGGCCTCGCTCGCCCTGCGCGCGTTCGCTCCCGCCGCCCTGATCGGCGCCGGTCAGGGGCTCCTGGTCGCGCTCATCGTGCAGTTCGTCGCCGCGTACGATGCGGCTGCGTGGTGGTCGTTCGCCGGCACCGCTGTCGTCGCCGGAATCGCCTTCGCCGCGGTGAACCAGGCGCTGGTCGCCCTGTTCGGCGGAGTCGGCCGCTGGATCAGCGCTCTCGTGGGGGTGCTGGCGGTCGCGACCGGGTTGATCTCGACCGTGCCCGGGTGGCTCGCCGGACTCGGCGCCGCACTGCCCACGGCTCCCGCGTTCGCCGGCCTCATCGCAGGAAGCGGCAGCGCGATCGCCGCGCTGGTCGTCTGGGGCGTGCTCTCGCTGGTCGCCACGACGCTCGTGGTCGCCGTGCGTCGCACCACCTCCACCCGGGCGGTGCTGGCGACGACCTGA
- a CDS encoding efflux RND transporter permease subunit, translating into MSTFLSSLGRWSFRHPWRVLVSWLLALGIAGAGALVLGAGTDNSFTIPGTESQAGLEQLSRSFPQVSGTNAQFIVVAAEGDKITDDDYREHIEDAVSELGDLDQVLAATSPYDEMVSGMINDDDTAAIVRVQFDGESTDVSEATKDSLRAVVNDLSSELPKGSQTSLGGDLFAISIPGVTLTEAVGLLIALLVLIVTFRSFVVAGLPLLTAILGVGISMAGIFAATAFATVSSTTPLLALMLGLAVGIDYALFIMARHQDQVREGVDPEESASRAVGTAGSAVVFAGVTVLIALIGLGFAGIPFLTTMGIAASAAVAVAVAIAVTLTPALLGFMKGRVVGRPPKAPKAKTSGRGQQSDDAEASPSPSKGSERWVRGVTKRPVLVSLAVIIGLGIVAVPALSLNLALPNAGVLPKDSEARQSYDLVGEHFGPGFNGPMILTGTIVTSTDPVTLMDDLGAAVAKVPGVKEVALSTPNETADTGIVQIIPETAPDDPATADLVRELRSHHDEWLEEFGIDLKVTGFTAVGIDISDQLGDALLPFGIFVIGLSLILLTIVFRSIWVPITAAAGYLLSIVAAFGVVGAVFEWGWFADLLHVAKVGPIISFMPIILMGVLFGLAMDYQVFLVSRMREDFVHDPDSKSPDRAVRRAAALRTVRSGFTGSAKVVTAAGLIMFAVFVAFVPEGDSSLKPIALGLAAGIAIDAFLVRMTLIPALMAILGERAWEIPSWLEKILPSVDIEGEAVERERHLAAWPGDQSVVAADDLTLSADAPLLDGVSLRVQPAGALIATGGDHRVRRALALAIAGRVSAESGRLRVVGHLLPGRAAWVRAHVGCVLVDDADAALLDLAEALRGRSELVVVDGLDRLAGGQRDQATAMLRDAAAARPLAVFATASDGGVARTILAEAGWPTADIIDTRMPRRAAEESTEVTA; encoded by the coding sequence GTGTCCACATTCCTGTCCTCGCTCGGCCGCTGGTCCTTCCGGCACCCGTGGCGGGTCCTCGTCTCCTGGCTCCTGGCGCTCGGCATCGCTGGCGCGGGAGCACTCGTGCTCGGCGCGGGAACAGACAACTCGTTCACCATCCCCGGAACCGAATCGCAGGCGGGGCTCGAGCAGCTCTCCCGCTCGTTCCCGCAGGTGAGCGGCACGAACGCGCAGTTCATCGTGGTCGCCGCCGAGGGAGACAAGATCACAGATGACGACTACCGCGAGCACATCGAGGATGCCGTCTCGGAGCTCGGCGACCTCGACCAGGTGCTCGCCGCCACATCGCCGTACGACGAGATGGTCAGCGGCATGATCAACGACGACGACACCGCCGCGATCGTACGGGTGCAGTTCGACGGTGAGTCGACCGATGTCTCCGAGGCCACCAAGGACTCCTTGCGGGCAGTCGTCAACGACCTCTCCTCCGAACTGCCGAAGGGATCGCAGACCTCCCTCGGCGGCGACCTGTTCGCGATCTCGATCCCCGGCGTGACGCTCACCGAGGCCGTCGGCCTGCTGATCGCCCTGCTCGTGCTCATCGTGACCTTCCGTTCCTTCGTGGTCGCCGGGCTCCCCCTGCTCACCGCGATCCTCGGCGTCGGCATCTCGATGGCCGGCATCTTCGCGGCCACCGCATTCGCGACGGTGTCGTCGACCACACCGCTGCTGGCACTCATGCTGGGTCTCGCCGTCGGCATCGACTATGCGCTGTTCATCATGGCGCGACATCAGGACCAGGTCCGAGAGGGCGTCGATCCCGAGGAATCCGCCTCGCGCGCGGTCGGCACCGCCGGCTCCGCGGTCGTGTTCGCCGGCGTCACCGTGCTGATCGCGCTGATCGGCCTCGGCTTCGCGGGCATCCCGTTCCTCACCACCATGGGCATCGCGGCGTCCGCCGCGGTCGCGGTCGCCGTGGCCATCGCCGTCACCCTCACCCCTGCCCTGCTGGGGTTCATGAAGGGCCGGGTCGTCGGCCGTCCCCCGAAGGCACCGAAGGCGAAGACGTCCGGCCGCGGCCAGCAGTCCGATGACGCCGAGGCGTCGCCGAGCCCGTCGAAGGGCAGCGAACGCTGGGTGCGCGGCGTCACGAAGCGTCCCGTGCTCGTCTCCCTCGCCGTCATCATCGGCCTGGGGATCGTGGCCGTGCCCGCCCTGAGTCTGAATCTCGCGCTGCCGAACGCCGGAGTGCTGCCGAAGGACTCGGAAGCCCGGCAGAGCTACGACCTCGTCGGCGAGCACTTCGGACCGGGGTTCAACGGGCCGATGATCCTGACCGGCACGATCGTCACGTCGACCGATCCCGTCACCCTGATGGACGACCTCGGCGCGGCCGTGGCCAAGGTCCCCGGCGTCAAAGAGGTCGCTCTCTCGACCCCGAACGAGACCGCCGACACCGGCATCGTGCAGATCATCCCCGAGACCGCGCCGGATGATCCGGCGACCGCCGACCTCGTGCGCGAGCTGCGCTCTCACCACGACGAGTGGCTCGAGGAGTTCGGGATCGATCTGAAGGTCACCGGCTTCACCGCCGTCGGCATCGACATCTCCGACCAGCTCGGAGACGCCCTGCTGCCCTTCGGCATCTTCGTGATCGGGCTCTCGCTGATCCTGCTCACCATCGTGTTCCGGTCGATCTGGGTGCCGATCACCGCGGCAGCCGGCTATCTGCTCTCGATCGTCGCTGCCTTCGGCGTCGTGGGGGCCGTGTTCGAGTGGGGCTGGTTCGCCGATCTGCTGCACGTGGCCAAGGTCGGACCCATCATCAGCTTCATGCCGATCATCCTGATGGGCGTCCTGTTCGGGCTCGCGATGGACTACCAGGTGTTCCTGGTCTCCCGCATGCGCGAGGACTTCGTGCACGATCCCGACTCGAAGAGTCCCGACCGCGCGGTCCGTCGCGCGGCAGCTCTCCGCACGGTGCGCAGCGGCTTCACCGGATCGGCGAAGGTCGTGACTGCGGCCGGGCTCATCATGTTCGCAGTGTTCGTGGCCTTCGTTCCCGAGGGGGACTCCTCGCTCAAACCCATCGCGCTCGGCCTCGCGGCCGGTATCGCGATCGACGCCTTCCTGGTGCGCATGACGCTGATCCCCGCGCTCATGGCGATCCTGGGCGAGCGCGCCTGGGAGATCCCGTCCTGGCTGGAGAAGATCCTGCCGAGCGTCGACATCGAGGGCGAGGCGGTGGAGCGCGAGCGGCACCTGGCCGCGTGGCCGGGAGACCAGTCCGTGGTCGCCGCCGATGACCTGACCCTGAGCGCCGACGCTCCCCTGCTCGACGGCGTCTCGTTGCGAGTCCAGCCCGCCGGCGCTCTCATCGCCACCGGAGGCGACCACCGCGTGCGACGGGCGCTGGCGCTCGCGATCGCCGGCCGCGTTTCCGCCGAGTCGGGCCGGCTCCGCGTCGTCGGCCACCTGCTCCCCGGCCGCGCGGCCTGGGTCAGGGCCCACGTCGGCTGCGTGCTCGTCGACGATGCGGATGCCGCGCTGCTCGACCTCGCCGAAGCACTCCGCGGCCGATCGGAACTGGTCGTCGTGGACGGTCTCGACCGTCTCGCCGGAGGCCAGCGGGATCAGGCCACCGCAATGCTCCGGGATGCCGCAGCCGCTCGTCCGCTCGCCGTGTTCGCCACGGCGTCCGACGGCGGAGTCGCACGCACCATCCTCGCGGAGGCCGGCTGGCCGACCGCCGACATCATCGATACACGGATGCCCCGCCGGGCAGCTGAAGAATCCACCGAGGTGACCGCATGA